A region from the Corallococcus caeni genome encodes:
- the pheS gene encoding phenylalanine--tRNA ligase subunit alpha, translating into MRDRLQALADAARQEISGVSEPSQVEALRIRYLGKKGELSAVLGGMGKLPPDERRALGEIANIVKAELEQLLADATRRAEEAALEAQLKGPKLDVTLPGRAVPPGGRHPVSRTLEDIVRTFARLGFEVAVGPEIELDYFNFEALNLPKDHPARDMQDTFYVDEPSLGHAKKADSPSLLRTHTSPVQVRHMLSRKPPIRAVMPGRVYRRDSDITHTPMFHQVEGLLVDKDVSFAELKGTLDAFVKAFFGSETRTRFRPSFFPFTEPSAEVDVTCASCGGKGCRVCKQTGWLEVLGSGMVHPNVFTAAGYDPKEVTGYAFGMGVERLAMLRYGIDDLRMMFENDARFLAQF; encoded by the coding sequence ATGCGAGACCGGTTGCAGGCGTTGGCGGACGCGGCGCGCCAGGAGATCTCCGGCGTGTCGGAGCCCTCGCAGGTGGAGGCTTTGCGCATCCGCTACCTGGGCAAGAAGGGTGAGCTGTCCGCGGTGCTGGGGGGCATGGGCAAGCTGCCCCCGGACGAGCGGCGCGCCCTGGGAGAGATCGCCAACATCGTCAAGGCGGAGCTGGAGCAGCTCCTGGCGGACGCCACGCGGCGCGCCGAGGAGGCCGCGCTGGAGGCCCAGCTGAAGGGCCCGAAGCTGGACGTGACGCTGCCCGGGCGCGCGGTGCCGCCGGGTGGACGGCACCCGGTGTCGCGCACGCTGGAGGACATCGTCCGCACGTTCGCGCGGCTCGGGTTCGAGGTCGCGGTCGGGCCGGAGATTGAACTCGACTACTTCAACTTCGAGGCGCTGAACCTGCCCAAGGACCACCCCGCGCGGGACATGCAGGACACGTTCTACGTGGACGAGCCCAGCCTGGGCCACGCGAAGAAGGCGGACAGCCCGTCGCTGCTGCGCACGCACACGTCGCCGGTGCAGGTGCGGCACATGCTGTCGCGCAAGCCGCCCATCCGCGCGGTGATGCCGGGCCGGGTGTACCGGCGCGACTCGGACATCACGCACACGCCCATGTTCCACCAGGTGGAAGGCCTGCTGGTGGACAAGGACGTGAGCTTCGCGGAGCTGAAGGGGACGCTGGACGCGTTCGTGAAGGCGTTCTTCGGCTCGGAGACGCGCACGCGCTTCCGCCCATCCTTCTTCCCCTTCACGGAGCCCTCCGCGGAGGTGGACGTCACCTGTGCGTCGTGCGGCGGCAAGGGCTGCCGCGTGTGCAAGCAGACCGGGTGGCTGGAGGTGCTGGGCAGCGGCATGGTGCACCCGAACGTCTTCACCGCCGCAGGCTACGACCCGAAGGAGGTGACGGGCTACGCGTTCGGCATGGGCGTGGAGCGCCTGGCCATGCTGCGCTACGGCATCGACGACCTGCGGATGATGTTCGAGAACGACGCGCGCTTCCTCGCGCAGTTCTGA
- a CDS encoding cyclic peptide export ABC transporter, with the protein MKLIAFLLSRSRGLLLLATFVGIVSGASSSALVSVINTALRQDTFRAGKTLATFSGILLLCVLSRLASQYMLNHLNQGVLLELRMRLSRRILTSTLRQLEEKGMHRLQTLLSDDIPAVSNSLSLLPTIAISAATLLGCLAYLASLSPTICLFMLGFILLGGLIYRLPVRLSLKYFQQSRAQSDVLNKAFRSLMEGIKELKLHAPRRAAFLAQGVEAPAQELGRLMRVSSNILSTNASWTTFLFFAFLGLLLFSVTRVTDVSAATLTSCTLIILYLQQPLDILLGSLNVLGRGNIALERLQQLDPQGWSAKEDDSPPYAGPPPHFERLEFRGVTHSYFRENDDTRFVLGPLDLSFQRGELVFLVGGNGSGKTTFAKLLTGLYVPDAGEVWLNGERVTDANREQYRQLFTAVFSDFHLFDNLFGMDPSGRGDRVREYLSRLQLGHKVRISEEGSLSTTSLSQGQRKRLALLTAYLEERPFYLFDEWAADQDPAFKEIFYNQLLPDLKAQGKTVLVISHDNRFFHVADRLLVLESGRLVNSSPSIGHELPERQRPAS; encoded by the coding sequence ATGAAACTCATCGCCTTCCTGCTGAGCCGCTCGCGAGGTCTGCTGCTGCTGGCGACGTTCGTTGGCATCGTCAGCGGCGCGAGCAGCAGCGCGCTCGTGTCCGTCATCAACACCGCGCTGCGCCAGGACACCTTCCGGGCCGGGAAGACCCTTGCCACGTTCAGCGGGATCCTGCTGCTCTGCGTGCTGTCGCGCCTGGCGTCGCAGTACATGCTCAACCACCTCAACCAGGGGGTGCTCCTCGAGCTGCGGATGCGGCTGAGCCGCCGGATCCTCACCTCCACGCTGCGCCAGCTGGAGGAGAAGGGCATGCACCGCCTCCAGACGCTGCTCTCGGACGACATCCCCGCCGTCAGCAACAGCCTGTCGCTGCTGCCCACCATCGCCATCAGCGCCGCCACGCTGCTCGGGTGCCTCGCCTACCTGGCCTCGCTGTCGCCCACCATCTGCTTGTTCATGCTCGGCTTCATCCTGCTGGGCGGACTCATCTACCGGCTGCCGGTCCGGCTGAGCCTGAAGTACTTCCAGCAATCCCGGGCCCAGAGCGACGTCCTCAACAAGGCGTTCCGCTCCCTGATGGAGGGCATCAAGGAGCTGAAGCTGCACGCTCCCCGGCGCGCGGCGTTCCTCGCCCAGGGCGTGGAGGCTCCCGCGCAGGAATTGGGCCGGCTGATGCGCGTCAGCTCCAACATCCTCAGCACCAACGCGAGCTGGACCACGTTCCTCTTCTTCGCCTTCCTCGGGCTGCTGCTCTTCAGCGTGACCCGCGTCACCGACGTGAGCGCCGCCACGCTGACCAGCTGCACGTTGATCATCCTCTACCTCCAGCAGCCGCTGGACATCCTGCTGGGCAGCCTCAACGTCCTGGGCCGCGGCAACATCGCGCTGGAGAGGCTCCAGCAGCTGGATCCCCAGGGCTGGAGCGCGAAGGAGGACGACAGCCCGCCCTACGCGGGGCCACCGCCCCACTTCGAGCGGCTGGAGTTCAGGGGCGTCACCCATAGCTACTTCCGGGAGAATGACGACACCCGCTTCGTGCTGGGCCCGCTCGACCTGAGCTTCCAGCGCGGGGAGCTGGTATTCCTCGTCGGAGGCAACGGCAGCGGAAAGACGACCTTCGCCAAGTTGCTCACCGGCCTCTACGTGCCGGATGCCGGAGAGGTCTGGCTCAACGGCGAGCGCGTCACGGACGCCAACCGCGAGCAGTACCGCCAGCTCTTCACGGCGGTGTTCTCCGACTTCCACCTCTTCGACAACCTCTTCGGAATGGACCCCTCCGGCCGGGGCGACCGCGTGCGGGAGTACCTGTCCCGCCTCCAGCTCGGCCACAAGGTCCGCATCAGCGAGGAGGGCAGCCTGTCCACCACGAGCCTGTCGCAGGGACAGCGCAAGCGGCTGGCGCTCTTGACGGCCTACCTGGAGGAGCGGCCCTTCTATCTCTTCGACGAGTGGGCCGCGGATCAGGACCCTGCCTTCAAGGAGATCTTCTACAACCAGCTCCTGCCGGACCTGAAGGCGCAGGGGAAGACGGTGCTGGTCATCAGCCACGACAACCGTTTCTTCCACGTGGCGGACCGGCTGCTCGTGCTCGAGTCCGGGCGGCTGGTGAACTCGTCACCGTCGATTGGCCACGAGCTCCCGGAGCGTCAGCGGCCCGCGTCGTGA
- the rplT gene encoding 50S ribosomal protein L20, with product MRVKKGFKARRRRNRILKLAKGFRGRRKNCYRRANQAVERALDYATRDRAVRKRNFRSLWIVRINAAARTVGLSYSKLIAGLAKAKINLDRKVLSDLAIADPAGFAAIANIAKAA from the coding sequence ATGCGCGTCAAAAAGGGATTCAAGGCTCGTCGTCGTCGTAATCGCATTCTCAAGCTTGCCAAGGGCTTCCGCGGCCGTCGCAAGAACTGCTACCGCCGTGCGAACCAGGCCGTCGAGCGCGCCCTGGACTACGCCACCCGCGACCGCGCGGTGCGCAAGCGCAACTTCCGCTCGCTGTGGATCGTCCGCATCAACGCGGCCGCCCGCACCGTGGGCCTGTCCTACTCCAAGCTGATCGCCGGCTTGGCGAAGGCGAAGATCAACCTGGACCGCAAGGTCCTGTCCGATCTGGCCATCGCGGACCCCGCGGGCTTTGCCGCCATCGCCAACATCGCGAAGGCAGCCTGA
- a CDS encoding UDP-N-acetylmuramoyl-tripeptide--D-alanyl-D-alanine ligase, translating into MRYLKKNPQVMIVGVTGSVGKTTTKLAIAKVLEQRFKVLAHPGNYNSETGVPLAIFELESPGSFFNLKGWMGVVWEMNRRLKKPLRYDVIVQELGAGRRGDIGYFSFLKPRIGVVTAAKPAHLKGFGSIEAIVDEKFSLGELSQIALVNAEEERFASKLATMAASKLHTYGTSKGDYRYSIRSYSAADGFEGTLVLGKREVDASVRMVGRHLAEAVAAAAAVGELLGMTPDEIKAGVERIQPVPGRMNSLEGQNGSLILDDSYNASPEAMIAALDTLHELPGRKIAILGGMNDLGSDGEKYYRQLGGHCARLDLLVTVAKLARQYVEPARAAGLGDDKIKCFDTPHEAGEFVAGLLKNGDTVLVKGSQEGIFCEEATAKLLANPADTVRLVRQSPEWKSRKAHAFNTRRQGT; encoded by the coding sequence ATGCGCTACCTGAAGAAGAATCCCCAGGTGATGATCGTGGGAGTCACCGGGAGCGTGGGCAAGACCACCACGAAGCTTGCCATCGCGAAAGTCCTGGAGCAGCGGTTCAAGGTGCTGGCCCATCCAGGGAACTACAACAGCGAGACGGGCGTTCCACTGGCCATCTTCGAGCTGGAGTCGCCCGGTAGTTTCTTCAATCTGAAGGGCTGGATGGGTGTGGTGTGGGAGATGAATCGCCGTCTCAAGAAACCGCTTCGGTATGACGTGATCGTCCAGGAGCTGGGGGCGGGCCGCAGAGGGGATATCGGCTATTTTTCATTTCTCAAGCCCAGGATTGGCGTGGTCACCGCCGCCAAGCCCGCGCACCTCAAGGGCTTTGGGAGCATCGAGGCAATCGTAGACGAGAAGTTTTCGTTGGGGGAGCTCAGCCAGATCGCGCTGGTGAACGCCGAGGAGGAGCGGTTTGCCTCCAAGTTGGCCACGATGGCTGCGAGCAAGCTGCACACCTATGGCACCTCGAAAGGAGACTATCGCTACAGCATCCGGAGTTACTCCGCCGCGGACGGCTTTGAAGGGACCCTGGTCCTGGGAAAAAGGGAGGTGGACGCGTCCGTTCGAATGGTGGGGAGACACCTGGCTGAAGCGGTCGCCGCGGCCGCCGCCGTTGGCGAGCTGCTGGGCATGACGCCAGACGAGATCAAGGCCGGAGTCGAGCGAATCCAGCCAGTGCCTGGCCGGATGAATTCGCTGGAAGGCCAGAACGGCAGCCTGATTCTCGATGATTCTTACAATGCGAGCCCGGAGGCCATGATTGCGGCCCTCGACACCCTTCATGAGCTGCCCGGTCGGAAGATCGCCATTCTGGGCGGGATGAATGACTTGGGCTCGGACGGGGAGAAGTACTACAGGCAGCTCGGTGGCCACTGCGCTCGGCTCGATCTGCTGGTCACGGTCGCGAAGCTGGCCAGGCAGTACGTGGAACCCGCCAGGGCCGCAGGCCTTGGCGATGATAAAATCAAATGTTTCGACACTCCCCATGAGGCTGGCGAGTTCGTCGCGGGGCTCCTGAAGAATGGAGACACGGTGCTCGTGAAGGGGTCCCAGGAGGGAATCTTCTGCGAGGAGGCCACCGCGAAGTTGCTGGCGAACCCGGCGGACACGGTTCGCCTGGTCCGCCAGTCTCCAGAGTGGAAGAGCCGCAAGGCCCATGCCTTCAACACCCGACGGCAAGGCACATAG
- the pheT gene encoding phenylalanine--tRNA ligase subunit beta: MKISVKWLGDYVALPPSVDELARKLTAAGLEIEGVERPGEGLRGVVVAQIRESVQHPNADKLSVTQVDIGGSALFQVVCGAKNFKVGDKVPLATVGAKLPNGMEIKQAALRGVDSFGMLCSAKELGITEDSSGLLILPADTKLGVPIAEALGLDDSVLEVNVTPNRPDALSHLGIAREVGVVTGAQLKVPQPKPAESGKPVAELVKVRIDAKERCSRYAARVVEGVTIQPSPQWMQDRLKACGVRAINNVVDVTNYVLLEYGQPLHAFDLDKVAGQEIVVRTAKPGEKLRTLDDKERTLDPDDLVIADRDRAQALAGVMGGGDSEVTQGTKRIVIESAHFHGSGVRRSAKRYALHTEASHRFERGADLDAVLPALDRAAQLIAELSGGTVVPGRVDVQPEPLAPRRATLRYARVEKVLGVAVPEAEVRRILTALGFKSVEEAQGQTTFEVPRARVDVEREEDLMEEVARVYGYDNIPARLPRGLETLAPEPLSMEAERRLRHALGGVGLSEVVNYSFVAPKSLEVLGGKEAPIALMNPLSVEQSVMRTSLLPGLLENLSRSVRHQVESVGLYETGRAYFRDAQGGQGMRPAAREVPRVAGLVWGLRGGGRSWTQKDSRVDFYDAKGAVEALLHALHVEGVAFTPAEAPAYHPRSCAQVALKDGTVLGLLGEVHPRVTKALGLPEGVFVFELDTEPLYAAARLVPQAAGLPKYPAVLRDLAVVVPLELRNEEVRRVILEVGAPLVEDALVFDVYTGKPIPEGKKNLAYALRYRSPERTLTDAEVTAAHQRIITEVNQRLGAALRA, translated from the coding sequence GTGAAGATTTCAGTGAAGTGGCTGGGTGATTACGTGGCGCTGCCGCCGTCCGTGGACGAGCTGGCGCGCAAGCTGACCGCGGCGGGCCTGGAGATTGAAGGGGTGGAGCGCCCCGGCGAGGGCCTGCGCGGCGTGGTGGTGGCGCAGATCCGCGAGTCGGTGCAGCACCCCAACGCGGACAAGCTGTCCGTCACGCAGGTGGACATCGGCGGCTCCGCGCTGTTCCAGGTGGTGTGCGGCGCGAAGAACTTCAAGGTCGGCGACAAGGTGCCGCTGGCCACCGTGGGCGCGAAGCTGCCCAACGGCATGGAGATCAAGCAGGCCGCGCTGAGGGGCGTGGACAGCTTCGGCATGCTCTGCTCCGCGAAGGAGCTGGGCATCACGGAGGACTCGTCCGGCCTGCTCATCCTGCCCGCGGACACGAAGCTGGGCGTCCCCATCGCGGAGGCCCTGGGGCTGGATGACTCCGTGCTGGAGGTGAACGTCACGCCGAACCGGCCGGACGCGCTCAGCCACCTGGGCATCGCGCGCGAGGTGGGCGTGGTGACGGGCGCGCAGCTGAAGGTGCCGCAGCCGAAGCCCGCCGAGTCCGGCAAGCCGGTGGCGGAGCTGGTGAAGGTGCGCATCGACGCGAAGGAGCGCTGCTCGCGCTACGCGGCGCGCGTGGTGGAGGGCGTCACCATCCAGCCGTCGCCGCAGTGGATGCAGGACCGGCTGAAGGCGTGCGGCGTGCGCGCCATCAACAACGTGGTGGACGTCACCAACTACGTCCTCCTGGAGTATGGCCAGCCGCTGCACGCGTTCGACCTGGACAAGGTGGCGGGCCAGGAGATCGTCGTCCGCACCGCGAAGCCGGGCGAGAAGCTGCGCACGCTGGACGACAAGGAGCGCACGCTGGACCCGGACGACCTCGTCATCGCGGACCGGGACCGCGCGCAGGCGCTGGCGGGCGTGATGGGCGGCGGTGACAGTGAAGTCACGCAGGGCACGAAGCGCATCGTCATCGAGTCCGCGCACTTCCACGGCTCCGGCGTGCGCCGGTCCGCGAAGCGCTACGCGCTGCACACGGAGGCGTCGCACCGCTTCGAGCGCGGGGCGGACCTGGACGCGGTGCTGCCGGCGCTGGACCGGGCCGCGCAGCTCATCGCGGAGCTGTCGGGCGGCACGGTGGTGCCGGGCCGGGTGGACGTGCAGCCGGAGCCCCTGGCGCCGCGCCGGGCGACGCTGCGCTACGCGCGGGTGGAGAAGGTGCTGGGCGTGGCGGTGCCGGAGGCGGAGGTCCGGCGCATCCTGACGGCGCTGGGCTTCAAGTCCGTGGAGGAGGCGCAGGGCCAGACGACGTTCGAGGTCCCGCGGGCGCGCGTGGACGTGGAGCGCGAGGAGGACCTGATGGAGGAGGTCGCCCGCGTGTACGGCTACGACAACATCCCGGCGCGGCTGCCGCGCGGCCTGGAGACGCTGGCGCCGGAGCCCCTGTCCATGGAGGCGGAGCGCCGGCTGCGCCACGCGCTGGGCGGCGTGGGCCTGTCCGAGGTGGTGAACTACTCGTTCGTGGCGCCGAAGTCGCTGGAGGTGCTGGGCGGGAAGGAAGCGCCCATCGCGCTGATGAACCCGCTGAGCGTCGAGCAGTCGGTGATGCGCACGAGCCTCCTGCCGGGCCTCCTGGAGAACCTGTCGCGCAGCGTGCGCCACCAGGTGGAGTCGGTGGGCCTCTACGAGACGGGCCGGGCGTACTTCCGGGACGCGCAGGGCGGGCAGGGGATGCGCCCGGCCGCGCGCGAGGTGCCCCGCGTGGCGGGCCTGGTGTGGGGCCTGCGCGGCGGCGGCCGGAGCTGGACGCAGAAGGACTCGCGCGTGGACTTCTACGACGCGAAGGGCGCGGTGGAGGCGCTGTTGCACGCGCTGCACGTGGAGGGCGTGGCCTTCACCCCGGCGGAAGCCCCGGCGTACCACCCGCGCAGCTGCGCCCAGGTGGCGCTGAAGGACGGGACGGTGCTGGGCCTGCTGGGCGAGGTGCACCCGCGCGTGACGAAGGCGCTGGGCCTGCCGGAGGGCGTGTTCGTGTTCGAGTTGGACACGGAGCCGCTGTACGCGGCGGCGCGGCTGGTGCCGCAGGCGGCGGGGCTGCCCAAGTACCCGGCGGTGCTGCGAGACCTGGCGGTGGTGGTGCCGCTGGAGCTGCGCAACGAGGAGGTGCGCCGGGTCATCCTGGAGGTCGGGGCGCCCCTGGTGGAGGACGCGCTGGTGTTCGACGTCTACACGGGCAAGCCCATCCCCGAGGGGAAGAAGAACCTGGCGTACGCCTTGAGGTACCGCTCGCCCGAGCGGACGCTGACCGACGCGGAGGTCACGGCGGCCCACCAGCGCATCATCACGGAGGTGAACCAGCGCCTGGGGGCGGCCCTGCGCGCCTGA
- a CDS encoding integration host factor subunit alpha — protein sequence MTKADIIEGVYEKVGFSKKESAEIVELVFDTVKETLERGDKIKISGFGNFQVRQKKARVGRNPQTGKEIEISARRVLTFRPSQVLKSALNGEAPPENHAEIDAQEEAAADAAEARGEDFDEGMEEGDE from the coding sequence ATGACGAAAGCGGACATCATCGAGGGGGTCTACGAGAAGGTCGGCTTCTCCAAGAAGGAGTCGGCGGAGATCGTCGAGCTCGTCTTCGACACCGTGAAGGAGACGTTGGAGCGCGGGGACAAGATCAAGATCTCCGGGTTCGGGAACTTCCAGGTGCGCCAGAAGAAGGCGCGCGTGGGGCGCAACCCGCAGACGGGCAAGGAGATCGAGATCAGCGCCCGCCGGGTGCTGACCTTCCGGCCGAGCCAGGTGTTGAAGAGCGCCCTGAACGGCGAGGCGCCGCCGGAGAACCATGCCGAAATCGACGCGCAGGAAGAGGCGGCGGCGGACGCAGCGGAGGCCCGGGGCGAGGACTTCGACGAGGGAATGGAAGAGGGCGACGAGTAG
- the rpmI gene encoding 50S ribosomal protein L35, which translates to MPKLKTRSAAKKRFHVKKSGQVKFGKAFSKHLFTFSKTPKQKRGNRGTGHLRDMDAKKVIKELFPYGA; encoded by the coding sequence ATGCCCAAGTTGAAGACCCGCAGCGCCGCGAAGAAGCGCTTCCACGTGAAGAAGAGCGGCCAGGTGAAGTTCGGCAAGGCGTTCAGCAAGCACCTGTTCACCTTCTCCAAGACGCCCAAGCAGAAGCGCGGCAACCGTGGCACGGGCCACCTGCGCGACATGGACGCCAAGAAGGTCATCAAGGAGCTGTTCCCCTACGGCGCCTGA
- a CDS encoding glycosyltransferase, which translates to MATILIAAGSTPGHINPALKIARALQSAGHRIHFWGFLDAQAHVCAEGFDFVPLFPDLFPEGDLREASSLRMRRDRWGQLRHMHRHVGRLRRMMEAMLAGELNGVFQRLRPDLFLCDVIERDLPLIAHGNGVPTVLVNTTVPAGPPRQPGPSSRPPGAWGAVRAGLRRKLVQAGAALGILPPTAEFLTKLARKYGLPGDEADGLGRTLPSSTPRVVLCPRELLETGEQVLPETLHFLGPCIALDRQEPDFDWARLQEGRPLILVALGSVPYVLNRQQDFLRVLGAAAARRPDWQFVVSAGPLADLKLLERAAPNIIAASEVPQLKLLQRATAMVTHCGFNSTKEAIYFGVPMVALPFQNDQPRVARHVTHHGLGVRGSPFDVTAEGLVALLDEVITQPRYRQAVQAMSARFREAESPLQVARTLERLLEEARRVRAHDAGR; encoded by the coding sequence ATGGCCACCATCCTCATCGCCGCGGGCTCCACCCCCGGACACATCAACCCGGCGCTGAAGATCGCCCGGGCCCTGCAGTCGGCGGGACATCGCATCCACTTCTGGGGCTTCCTGGATGCCCAGGCTCACGTCTGCGCGGAGGGCTTCGACTTCGTACCGCTCTTCCCAGACCTCTTTCCCGAGGGCGACCTGAGGGAGGCCTCTTCGCTGCGCATGCGCCGCGACCGCTGGGGGCAGCTGCGCCACATGCACAGGCACGTGGGCAGGCTCCGACGGATGATGGAAGCCATGCTCGCGGGAGAGCTCAATGGGGTCTTCCAGCGGCTGCGTCCCGACCTCTTCTTGTGTGATGTGATTGAGCGGGACCTGCCGCTGATTGCCCATGGCAACGGGGTGCCCACGGTGCTCGTGAACACCACGGTGCCAGCGGGGCCGCCGCGCCAGCCCGGGCCTTCCTCGCGGCCCCCGGGGGCCTGGGGCGCGGTGCGTGCGGGCCTGCGGCGGAAGCTGGTGCAGGCGGGGGCGGCGCTCGGCATCCTCCCCCCTACGGCGGAGTTCCTCACGAAGCTGGCGCGCAAGTACGGTCTTCCCGGGGACGAAGCAGACGGGCTCGGGCGGACCCTTCCTTCGAGCACGCCCAGGGTGGTGCTCTGCCCCAGGGAGCTCTTGGAGACGGGGGAGCAGGTGCTCCCGGAGACCCTTCATTTCCTGGGGCCCTGCATCGCGCTGGACCGCCAGGAGCCGGACTTCGACTGGGCACGGCTCCAGGAGGGCCGGCCGCTCATCCTCGTCGCGCTGGGCTCCGTGCCCTACGTCCTGAACCGGCAGCAGGACTTCCTCCGCGTCCTGGGCGCCGCGGCCGCCCGCCGGCCGGACTGGCAGTTCGTCGTCTCGGCGGGACCGCTGGCCGACCTGAAGCTGCTGGAGCGCGCGGCACCCAACATCATCGCCGCCAGCGAGGTGCCGCAGCTCAAGCTGTTGCAGCGCGCGACCGCCATGGTCACCCACTGCGGCTTCAACAGCACCAAGGAAGCCATCTACTTCGGCGTTCCGATGGTGGCGTTGCCCTTCCAGAATGATCAACCCCGGGTGGCCCGGCACGTGACCCATCACGGCCTTGGCGTGCGGGGCTCTCCGTTCGACGTGACAGCGGAAGGGCTGGTGGCGCTGCTGGATGAGGTCATCACCCAGCCCCGGTACCGGCAGGCGGTCCAGGCCATGAGCGCGCGCTTCCGCGAGGCGGAGTCACCCCTGCAGGTGGCGCGCACCCTCGAGCGGCTCCTCGAGGAGGCGCGGCGCGTGCGTGCTCACGACGCGGGCCGCTGA
- a CDS encoding galactosyltransferase-related protein, with amino-acid sequence MNEIKLSVVMPYYKRIREFQRVLPLNARYFSRPEYEVVLSLDEPSEEAELRRVIRDFPSIRWRVLVNDFDHPWRPPCRAINVGVRHALGENVLVVSPESAFITDVPALGLEHIAANPGTAALGRVCFATFDALEAHEGSLEKASAPPWHFYGSICVPRERLFLINGYDEGFDRWGGDDDNLRIRLMQTETYQHPLDDMRIVHLSFEARKVRQAAEPPTPEYAERIFNPASPQANPDGWGESFQRVAFDWRRQ; translated from the coding sequence GTGAACGAGATCAAGCTCAGCGTCGTCATGCCCTACTACAAGCGCATCCGGGAGTTCCAACGGGTGCTGCCGCTGAACGCGCGCTACTTCAGCCGGCCGGAGTATGAAGTCGTCCTCTCGCTGGATGAGCCGAGTGAAGAGGCAGAGTTGCGGCGCGTCATCCGGGACTTCCCCTCCATCCGGTGGCGCGTGCTGGTGAACGACTTCGACCATCCGTGGCGCCCGCCGTGCCGAGCCATCAACGTGGGCGTGCGGCACGCGCTGGGTGAGAACGTGCTCGTCGTCTCTCCCGAGTCCGCCTTCATCACGGACGTGCCGGCGCTGGGGCTTGAACACATCGCGGCGAACCCTGGGACCGCCGCGCTGGGCCGCGTGTGCTTCGCGACGTTCGACGCCCTGGAGGCCCACGAAGGCTCGCTGGAGAAGGCCAGCGCGCCGCCCTGGCACTTCTACGGCTCCATCTGCGTGCCACGGGAGCGCCTGTTCCTCATCAACGGGTACGACGAGGGCTTTGATCGCTGGGGCGGGGACGACGACAACCTCCGCATCCGGCTGATGCAGACGGAGACCTACCAGCACCCGTTGGACGACATGCGCATCGTCCACCTGTCCTTCGAGGCGCGGAAGGTGCGGCAGGCGGCGGAGCCCCCCACGCCCGAGTACGCGGAGCGCATCTTCAACCCCGCCTCCCCCCAGGCCAACCCCGACGGCTGGGGCGAGAGCTTCCAGCGAGTGGCCTTCGACTGGCGCCGACAGTGA
- a CDS encoding glycosyltransferase family 2 protein produces the protein MLVAVMQLRNEEYHLAGCLAHLRDHVDAIVALDDGSTDGTRAVLAAEPKVADVLTNPPRAEMEGWDELGNRTRLLERAKALGARWVLCCDADERFEQDFLVRLPDLLRKAEKRDRPLVTVRYRELWDGVAQYRSDGLWGKKTRCCAFPLPDTMTFQGTRHTKFHGVWYPQQLEGARHLLLPHNLYHLRMVKPEDRQARRERYEQLDPGSRYQRLGYDYLTDERGLKLTSLGGGEAYAFDTLPADLRARYPVAAPGSRGLGRLFRRWFS, from the coding sequence GTGCTCGTCGCCGTGATGCAGCTTCGAAACGAGGAGTACCACCTGGCGGGCTGCCTGGCGCACCTGCGCGACCACGTGGACGCCATCGTCGCGCTGGATGACGGGTCCACCGACGGCACGCGCGCCGTGCTCGCCGCCGAGCCGAAGGTGGCGGACGTCCTCACCAACCCGCCCCGCGCGGAGATGGAGGGGTGGGACGAACTGGGCAACCGCACCCGCCTGCTGGAGCGCGCCAAGGCGCTGGGCGCCCGCTGGGTGCTGTGCTGCGACGCCGACGAGCGCTTCGAGCAGGACTTCCTCGTCCGGCTGCCGGACCTCCTGCGCAAGGCGGAGAAGCGCGACCGGCCGCTGGTCACGGTGCGCTACCGCGAGCTGTGGGACGGCGTGGCGCAGTACCGGTCCGATGGCCTCTGGGGAAAGAAGACGCGCTGCTGCGCCTTCCCCCTGCCGGACACGATGACCTTCCAGGGCACGCGCCACACCAAGTTCCACGGCGTGTGGTACCCCCAGCAGCTCGAGGGGGCCAGGCACCTGCTGCTGCCGCACAACCTCTATCACCTGCGCATGGTGAAGCCGGAGGACCGCCAGGCACGGCGGGAGCGCTACGAGCAGCTCGATCCCGGCTCACGCTACCAGCGCCTCGGCTACGACTACCTCACCGACGAGCGGGGCTTGAAGCTCACGTCCCTCGGCGGAGGCGAGGCGTACGCCTTCGACACACTCCCGGCCGACCTTCGCGCGCGCTACCCCGTGGCGGCTCCCGGCTCGAGAGGCCTGGGCCGGCTCTTCCGCCGCTGGTTCTCATAG